TCTTGGTGACGCGCTCGCCGCCGAGGCGGGATACGGTCCCCGCCGCGGCGATCCAATCGGCATCCGACGGCACCAGCGCGGTGGCGCCCGCCGTCACCGCGCCGGCGGCTGCGGTGTGCTGGGCGGCATCGGGAATGCCGATGAGCACTTCCGCGACCACGACCGCGCTTACGAGCAGCGGCCCGTGCGCCAGGATGAACGTCTCGAACTGCTCGCGGAATGCCGGATCGTTGGCCGCGCCGACGTAGATGTTGGTGTCGGCGACGAACAGGTCGGGCACTGCGGTCAATCCGCGATGCGTGCGGGGTCGACGGGACCCAGGGAGGCCAGGCGGCGGAGGCCCGCGATCTGCTCGCCCCGTTGCACCACGGTCTCGAGGGCTTGCGTCACGGTGTCCGTTTCCGTGCGGGCGCCGAGCGCCCGCCGGGCGCGATCGAGCAGCTCCTGGTTCAGGAGCAGCGTCTTCTTTCGGCCGGTGGACCGTCGGGGAACGGGTGGCGCAGCACGCCGCGGCACGGGGACTCCTCAGGCTGTATGGGCCGTGGAAAATAGCTGTATCGTACGGTGCCGGCAAGGAGCGCTTCTCACGATGGCTTTATCCCGGACTTGACCATCGCCTGTTTCGTCATCAAGGTAGCAACGAGGTCCTGCAGCAGCCGGTCGGCGTACGCGATCTCGCCCGCCAGCAGTTTGACCGAGTCGTCGAACTTGGGCAGCTCCCGGGTCGCGTGATCGGCGCGCTGCTGCATCAACCCGAGCAGCTCTCGCATCGCTGGTACCTTGGCCTGGACCTCGTTGATCTCAGCGACGTCCGTCCAGACCTCGGCGAATGAGACGCGAAGGTCC
The sequence above is a segment of the Gemmatimonadales bacterium genome. Coding sequences within it:
- a CDS encoding PIN domain-containing protein, whose translation is MPDLFVADTNIYVGAANDPAFREQFETFILAHGPLLVSAVVVAEVLIGIPDAAQHTAAAGAVTAGATALVPSDADWIAAAGTVSRLGGERVTKSRSFWNDALLAAQCARLGATLVTGNAPDFRRLGRHLALRAMAPFPR
- a CDS encoding type II toxin-antitoxin system VapB family antitoxin, whose product is MPRRAAPPVPRRSTGRKKTLLLNQELLDRARRALGARTETDTVTQALETVVQRGEQIAGLRRLASLGPVDPARIAD